The Enterococcus rotai genome includes a window with the following:
- the iolD gene encoding 3D-(3,5/4)-trihydroxycyclohexane-1,2-dione acylhydrolase (decyclizing) → MVKKIRLTTAQALIKFLNQQYIQVDGEEFPYVEGIFNVFGHGNVLGIGQALEENPGHLKVIQGKNEQGMTHAAVAYSRQKLRQKIFAVTASAGPGSANMVTAAATAFANNIPVLIIPADTFATRQPDPVLQQLEHETSAAITTNDAFKAVSKYWDRIQRPEQLMSSLLRAFEVMTNPATCGPATICIAQDTEAEAYDYDEDFFKKRVHYIDRQVPTERELKGATKRIAASKKPVIIVGGGAKYSEAREALIRLSLQCGIPLVETPAGKSTVEADFKNNLGGTGVLGTLAANKAIRQADLIIGIGTRYTDFTTSSKTAFDYEQAKFLNINVSRMQAYKFDAFQLVGDARETLERLIPMLAEYQTTFGGSIQQLKEEWLVERSRLGEISFSRENFSPEIKDQFTQDILNEYADALQTELTQTSAFLTINHTVAKESIVIASAGSLPGDMQRLWNPLVPNTYHLEYGYSCMGYEISGALGVKLASPTQEVYAMVGDGSFLMLHSELITALQYGQKINILLFDNSGFGCINNLQMGNGSGSYKCEFRNQNDQIMNIDYAKVAEGYGAIAYRANTKEELIAALEDAKKQEKSTLIEMKVLPKTMSDGYDSWWHVGVAEVSKSLDVQEAYERSQKMLKKAKEY, encoded by the coding sequence ATGGTTAAAAAAATTCGATTAACCACAGCACAAGCACTGATTAAATTTTTGAATCAACAATATATACAAGTTGATGGTGAAGAATTTCCTTATGTTGAAGGGATTTTCAATGTCTTTGGTCACGGTAACGTTTTAGGAATCGGTCAAGCGCTTGAAGAAAATCCAGGACATTTGAAAGTAATCCAAGGTAAAAATGAACAGGGGATGACGCATGCGGCAGTGGCGTATAGTCGGCAGAAATTAAGACAGAAAATTTTTGCTGTTACAGCATCAGCTGGTCCAGGCTCAGCCAATATGGTCACTGCGGCGGCAACGGCGTTTGCCAATAACATTCCAGTACTGATCATACCAGCAGATACATTTGCTACACGGCAGCCGGATCCAGTTTTACAGCAATTAGAACACGAAACAAGTGCAGCGATCACGACGAATGATGCGTTTAAAGCAGTTTCCAAATATTGGGATCGTATTCAACGACCAGAACAGCTGATGAGTAGTTTGCTAAGAGCGTTTGAAGTCATGACAAATCCTGCGACATGCGGCCCAGCAACGATTTGTATTGCACAAGATACAGAGGCTGAAGCGTATGATTACGATGAAGACTTCTTTAAAAAGAGAGTCCATTATATAGATCGGCAAGTTCCGACAGAACGGGAACTAAAGGGAGCGACAAAGCGAATCGCAGCAAGTAAGAAACCAGTAATCATCGTTGGAGGGGGAGCAAAGTATTCCGAAGCGCGTGAAGCTTTGATTCGTTTATCTTTACAATGTGGGATTCCGTTAGTTGAAACACCTGCGGGAAAATCCACTGTAGAAGCAGATTTTAAGAATAACTTAGGTGGTACTGGAGTTCTAGGGACATTAGCAGCCAATAAAGCAATTCGACAAGCTGATTTGATTATTGGAATTGGAACGAGGTATACAGATTTTACAACTTCTTCTAAAACTGCGTTTGATTATGAACAAGCAAAATTTTTGAACATCAATGTCAGCCGCATGCAGGCCTATAAGTTTGATGCTTTTCAGCTCGTTGGTGATGCAAGAGAGACGTTAGAGAGACTGATACCAATGTTGGCAGAATATCAAACAACATTTGGCGGAAGTATTCAACAGCTGAAAGAAGAGTGGCTGGTTGAAAGAAGTCGTCTAGGAGAGATTTCTTTTTCAAGGGAAAACTTTTCACCAGAGATCAAAGACCAATTCACTCAAGATATTCTAAATGAGTATGCGGATGCGTTACAGACTGAACTGACTCAAACCAGTGCATTTCTTACAATCAATCATACTGTAGCTAAGGAAAGTATTGTCATTGCATCGGCTGGATCTTTACCTGGCGACATGCAACGCTTATGGAATCCACTCGTGCCAAATACCTATCATCTGGAATATGGTTATTCTTGTATGGGCTATGAAATCAGCGGTGCTTTGGGGGTGAAGTTGGCCAGTCCGACACAAGAAGTATACGCCATGGTAGGTGATGGTAGTTTCTTGATGCTTCACTCAGAGCTGATTACAGCGCTACAATATGGGCAAAAGATCAATATTTTGCTATTTGATAATTCTGGATTTGGCTGTATCAATAATTTGCAAATGGGAAATGGTAGCGGTAGCTATAAATGCGAATTTAGAAATCAAAATGATCAAATCATGAATATCGATTATGCAAAAGTTGCGGAAGGCTACGGTGCTATAGCTTATCGTGCTAATACGAAAGAAGAACTTATTGCTGCGCTGGAAGATGCTAAGAAACAAGAAAAATCTACGCTGATTGAAATGAAGGTCTTACCGAAAACGATGTCAGACGGTTATGATAGCTGGTGGCATGTTGGGGTTGCTGAAGTTTCAAAAAGTCTAGATGTCCAAGAGGCATACGAGCGTAGTCAAAAAATGTTGAAAAAAGCCAAAGAGTATTAA
- the iolB gene encoding 5-deoxy-glucuronate isomerase has protein sequence MMAHLKYKPVPRKLSKDITLLQHINNGNTALQYIELKVIKMTSGAVFQEKLGKQEVCIVALAGKITVTDGEQTFEEIGTRENVFEKIPTDSVYISIEQTFEITAISEATVILCYSPSEKKKATALIKASDNTIEQRGKYQNKRLVHNILPDTSPIADRLLVVEVFTDGGNWSSYPPHKHDQDNLPLESKLEETYYHEMNPRQGFVFQRVYTDDRLLDETMTVENGDVVVVPKGYHPVGVPDGYDSYYLNVMAGPTRKWQFHNDLAHEWILTRE, from the coding sequence ATGATGGCTCATTTAAAGTATAAACCTGTCCCACGAAAGTTATCAAAAGACATTACGCTGCTTCAACATATTAATAATGGAAATACAGCGTTGCAGTACATTGAATTAAAAGTAATCAAAATGACTAGTGGAGCTGTATTCCAAGAAAAATTAGGGAAGCAAGAAGTCTGTATCGTTGCCCTGGCGGGGAAAATTACCGTAACAGATGGAGAACAAACCTTTGAAGAAATCGGAACACGAGAAAATGTCTTTGAGAAAATACCGACTGACAGTGTTTATATCTCAATAGAACAGACGTTTGAAATCACAGCGATATCCGAAGCAACGGTTATTCTTTGTTACTCACCATCTGAAAAGAAAAAAGCAACCGCTCTGATCAAGGCGTCGGATAACACCATTGAACAAAGGGGAAAATATCAGAATAAACGGTTAGTTCATAATATTTTACCAGATACTAGTCCAATTGCAGATCGTTTGTTAGTTGTGGAAGTGTTCACTGATGGCGGTAACTGGTCTAGTTACCCACCGCATAAGCACGATCAAGATAACTTACCGTTGGAATCTAAATTAGAAGAAACCTATTATCATGAAATGAATCCAAGGCAAGGTTTTGTGTTTCAGCGGGTGTATACAGATGATCGTTTACTTGATGAAACGATGACTGTGGAAAATGGCGATGTGGTTGTTGTTCCTAAAGGCTATCATCCAGTAGGAGTGCCGGATGGTTATGATTCTTATTACTTGAACGTAATGGCTGGTCCAACTAGAAAATGGCAGTTTCACAACGATCTTGCCCACGAATGGATTTTAACTAGAGAATAG
- a CDS encoding CoA-acylating methylmalonate-semialdehyde dehydrogenase has translation MIAVRKLKNYIGGKWVASRTEKYETVFNPATKEELCKVPLSTKEDLEEAVTVAKEAFETWKEMAVPRRARILFNYQQLLLKHKAELARLITLENGKNLNEALGEVQRGIENVEFAAGTPTLMMGDSLASIATDVEVANYRYPIGVVAGISPFNFPMMVPCWMFPMAISCGNSFVLKPSERTPLLTERLAELFTEAGLPAGVFNIVYGAHDVVNGILEHPEVKAISFVGSKPVGEYVYTEGSKHLKRVQALTGAKNHSIVLKDADLDDAVTNIVSAAFGSAGERCMACAVVTVENEIADAFINKLQEKASGIKVGNGLDDGVFLGPVIRAENQKRTLAYIEKGVEEGAHLITDGRKNRPDNGYFVGPTIFDGVTTDMRIWRDEIFAPVLSIIRVENLKEAIMTANQSEFANGACLFTNNASAIRYFREHIDAGMLGINLGVPAPMAFFPFSGWKSSFYGTLHANGKDSVEFYTRKKVVTARYPKANI, from the coding sequence ATGATAGCGGTACGAAAGTTAAAAAATTATATTGGTGGAAAATGGGTAGCCAGTCGTACAGAAAAATACGAAACGGTTTTTAATCCAGCTACGAAAGAAGAATTGTGTAAAGTGCCACTTTCTACGAAAGAAGATTTGGAAGAAGCGGTCACTGTTGCTAAAGAGGCTTTCGAAACTTGGAAAGAAATGGCTGTTCCGAGACGTGCGAGAATTCTATTCAATTATCAACAACTCCTACTCAAACATAAAGCAGAATTGGCTCGTTTGATTACATTAGAGAATGGAAAAAATCTAAACGAAGCTTTAGGAGAAGTTCAACGAGGAATTGAAAATGTAGAGTTTGCTGCAGGAACACCGACGTTGATGATGGGCGATTCATTAGCTTCGATTGCAACAGATGTAGAAGTTGCGAACTATCGTTACCCAATTGGAGTTGTGGCGGGAATCTCACCTTTTAACTTTCCGATGATGGTTCCTTGTTGGATGTTTCCAATGGCGATTTCTTGTGGGAACAGTTTTGTTTTAAAACCATCGGAAAGAACGCCATTGTTGACTGAACGGTTGGCTGAATTGTTTACAGAAGCTGGCTTGCCTGCTGGTGTTTTTAATATTGTTTATGGTGCACATGATGTTGTTAATGGGATTTTAGAACACCCAGAAGTGAAAGCGATTTCCTTTGTTGGCTCGAAACCTGTCGGCGAGTATGTTTACACTGAAGGTAGTAAACATTTGAAGCGAGTGCAAGCATTGACAGGGGCGAAAAATCATTCAATTGTTTTAAAAGACGCAGATCTAGATGATGCTGTAACTAATATTGTGTCAGCAGCTTTTGGTTCAGCCGGTGAGCGTTGTATGGCGTGTGCGGTAGTAACCGTTGAAAATGAAATAGCAGATGCATTTATCAATAAATTACAAGAAAAAGCATCCGGTATCAAAGTAGGGAATGGCTTAGACGATGGTGTCTTTTTGGGACCAGTCATTCGAGCAGAAAATCAAAAAAGAACACTCGCTTATATTGAAAAAGGGGTCGAAGAAGGAGCGCACTTGATTACAGATGGTAGGAAAAATCGTCCAGATAATGGTTATTTTGTTGGTCCGACCATTTTTGATGGTGTGACAACAGATATGAGGATCTGGCGGGATGAAATTTTTGCCCCAGTATTGTCGATCATTAGAGTAGAAAACTTGAAAGAAGCGATTATGACAGCTAATCAGTCTGAATTTGCAAATGGTGCTTGTCTTTTCACGAATAATGCCTCAGCGATTCGTTACTTTAGAGAACATATTGATGCAGGCATGTTAGGCATCAATTTGGGTGTACCAGCACCTATGGCATTCTTTCCGTTTTCTGGTTGGAAGTCTTCCTTTTATGGCACACTTCATGCGAATGGCAAAGACAGCGTAGAGTTTTACACGCGTAAAAAAGTAGTGACAGCACGATATCCTAAAGCGAATATTTAA
- the iolC gene encoding 5-dehydro-2-deoxygluconokinase has protein sequence MTKKFDMIALGRACIDLNAVEYDRPMEETMTFKKYVGGSPANIAIGSAKLGVKVGFIGKISDDQHGRFIKEYMSKAGIDTSQMFTDQKGHKAGLAFTEIKSPEECSILMYRDQVADLYLAPEEIDEDYIKQTDLLLVSGTALAQSPSREAVLKAIAYARNNQVKVAFELDYRPYTWQSPEDVSVYYSIVAENADIVIGTRDEYDEMEGKKGGTNQATIDYLFQHQPELIVIKHGVKGSYAYTKKGETYQAGSYKTQVLKTFGAGDSYAAAFLYALNTGKDIETALKYGSASAAIVVSKHSSSEAMPTANEIEQLIAEQS, from the coding sequence ATGACGAAAAAATTTGATATGATCGCTCTTGGTCGAGCTTGTATTGATTTGAATGCAGTGGAGTATGATCGACCGATGGAAGAGACGATGACCTTTAAAAAATATGTAGGTGGTTCACCAGCAAATATCGCAATTGGCAGTGCAAAGTTAGGCGTAAAAGTTGGTTTTATTGGGAAAATTTCAGATGACCAGCATGGACGTTTCATCAAAGAATACATGAGCAAAGCTGGAATCGATACGAGCCAAATGTTCACTGATCAAAAAGGACACAAAGCAGGATTGGCTTTTACGGAAATCAAAAGTCCAGAAGAATGTAGTATTTTGATGTATCGAGATCAAGTGGCAGACCTGTACCTAGCACCAGAAGAAATCGATGAAGACTATATCAAACAAACAGATCTTTTGTTAGTATCTGGAACGGCTCTTGCACAAAGTCCTTCTAGAGAGGCGGTACTTAAAGCGATTGCTTATGCTAGAAACAATCAGGTGAAAGTTGCATTTGAACTAGATTATCGTCCTTACACATGGCAATCACCAGAAGATGTTTCTGTTTATTATTCAATTGTTGCTGAAAATGCTGACATTGTGATCGGTACAAGAGATGAATATGATGAAATGGAAGGCAAAAAAGGTGGAACCAATCAAGCTACCATAGACTATCTATTTCAGCATCAACCAGAGCTGATCGTAATCAAGCATGGTGTAAAAGGTTCCTATGCCTATACCAAAAAGGGGGAAACCTATCAAGCAGGATCTTATAAGACACAGGTGTTGAAAACGTTTGGTGCAGGCGACTCTTATGCAGCAGCCTTTTTATATGCACTGAATACAGGGAAAGACATAGAAACTGCATTAAAATATGGTAGCGCATCGGCAGCTATTGTTGTCAGTAAGCATAGTTCATCCGAAGCGATGCCGACAGCTAACGAAATCGAGCAATTAATTGCAGAACAATCTTGA